A genomic stretch from Desulfosoma sp. includes:
- a CDS encoding sigma-54 dependent transcriptional regulator, translated as MRTIPKILIIDDEAGFRGAIARFLGKNYSVHEAGTAAEGIRLARELEPDLVLLDIGLPDQSGLDLLPQLKEGRPSPTVIMVTAYEQVRDVVQAMKKGAFDYLVKPVDLEEFEVTVKQALEYASLRHEVERLRQEMQRLQQVRTLVGSSPAFLEAQQLAIRSAQSPDAGVLLQGESGVGKELFARLIHAASPRASYPFVALNCAVFTPEIIESELFGYEKGAFTGARAEGKKGLLEAADGGTLFLDEVVDLPPEVQAKLLRVLEEHEFYPLGSTRKKTVDIRVVSACNRDLWQACEEGLFRKDLFFRLATIQIVLPALRQRREDILPLALFFLEQFNDKYKKKFRGISEEAQQVLLHHDWPGNVRELKNTMERIVLLEDDDVVLKRHFHFLQPSSDQNSAVSASLHGGFLAWENMPQDGMSLEELERNIIQEVYERCGRNKAKAARYLRIPRHVLIYRMKKYGLDPSARSGIPEKSP; from the coding sequence ATGCGAACAATACCAAAGATTCTCATCATCGACGATGAAGCAGGATTTCGAGGGGCCATCGCGCGATTTTTAGGCAAGAACTACTCGGTTCACGAAGCGGGCACCGCTGCCGAAGGTATACGCCTAGCCCGGGAACTGGAGCCGGATCTGGTCTTGCTGGATATTGGATTGCCGGACCAGAGCGGCTTGGACCTGCTGCCGCAGCTGAAAGAAGGAAGACCGTCACCGACGGTGATCATGGTGACGGCTTACGAGCAGGTTCGGGACGTGGTGCAGGCCATGAAAAAAGGTGCCTTTGACTATCTTGTTAAACCCGTCGATCTGGAAGAATTTGAGGTCACGGTCAAACAAGCTCTGGAATACGCCAGTCTAAGGCATGAAGTGGAGCGGTTGCGTCAAGAAATGCAACGGCTTCAGCAAGTCCGTACCCTTGTGGGGAGTAGCCCCGCCTTCTTGGAAGCTCAACAGCTGGCTATTCGCAGCGCCCAAAGTCCTGACGCCGGTGTTCTTCTTCAAGGCGAAAGCGGGGTGGGCAAAGAATTGTTCGCCCGGCTGATCCATGCCGCGAGTCCTCGAGCCTCTTACCCCTTCGTGGCCCTCAATTGTGCCGTCTTTACGCCGGAAATCATTGAAAGTGAGCTCTTCGGCTACGAAAAGGGAGCCTTTACCGGAGCGCGTGCGGAAGGGAAAAAAGGGCTGTTGGAAGCCGCCGATGGTGGCACTCTGTTTTTGGACGAGGTCGTTGATCTACCCCCGGAAGTGCAGGCCAAGCTTCTTCGAGTTTTGGAAGAGCACGAATTTTATCCGCTGGGGTCCACACGAAAGAAGACTGTGGACATTCGAGTGGTATCCGCCTGCAATCGTGATCTATGGCAAGCCTGCGAAGAAGGCCTTTTTCGAAAAGACCTCTTTTTTCGTCTGGCAACCATTCAAATCGTTTTGCCGGCTCTTCGCCAACGCCGTGAAGATATTCTGCCTTTGGCGCTCTTCTTTCTGGAACAATTCAACGACAAATACAAAAAAAAGTTTCGGGGAATCAGTGAAGAAGCGCAACAAGTCCTGCTTCATCACGATTGGCCGGGAAACGTGCGTGAACTGAAAAACACCATGGAACGCATCGTTCTTTTGGAAGACGATGATGTGGTTCTCAAAAGACATTTCCATTTTCTCCAACCGTCCTCGGACCAAAACTCCGCCGTCAGCGCTTCCTTGCACGGAGGCTTTCTCGCGTGGGAAAACATGCCTCAAGATGGAATGTCCTTGGAAGAACTGGAACGAAACATCATTCAAGAAGTCTATGAAAGATGTGGCAGAAACAAGGCCAAGGCGGCGCGGTATTTAAGAATTCCAAGACATGTGCTCATTTACCGCATGAAAAAATACGGTCTAGACCCTTCCGCTCGTTCGGGGATCCCCGAAAAATCACCGTAG
- a CDS encoding response regulator, whose product MQRNLVSSGRILLVESDAPFRRSLENCVKRAGYSFDSCGTCDQARRFVQTNAYNLCVVEYHLRDGNGARLVAELKQVQATLRAVLISFYDFEWISRDVVPVADQFLKKPFDLHDFERVLKSLTTMVHAQALMRGLSSSLDQAPAPILREGVL is encoded by the coding sequence ATGCAGCGGAATCTCGTTTCGAGTGGGCGAATCCTCCTTGTGGAAAGTGATGCCCCATTCAGGCGTTCTTTGGAAAATTGTGTGAAAAGGGCCGGGTACTCCTTTGACAGTTGCGGTACGTGTGATCAGGCGCGGCGGTTTGTTCAAACGAATGCCTACAACCTGTGCGTGGTGGAATATCATCTAAGAGACGGCAACGGGGCGCGGCTTGTTGCGGAACTGAAGCAAGTGCAAGCGACTCTTCGAGCGGTTCTCATCTCCTTTTACGATTTCGAGTGGATTTCTCGCGATGTGGTTCCCGTGGCGGATCAGTTTCTCAAGAAACCCTTTGATTTGCACGACTTCGAGCGAGTTCTGAAATCTTTGACCACGATGGTTCATGCTCAAGCTCTCATGCGAGGACTCTCCAGTTCCCTAGACCAGGCACCGGCCCCCATTCTCAGGGAAGGGGTTCTCTAA
- a CDS encoding hydrogenase small subunit: MEQERKLQKSLGPKGVTRRDFMKFCTMVSAAMGLAPSFAPKIAEALTSGPRPPVVYLHFAECTGCTEAVLRSTYPWIDELLLETISMDYHETIMAAAGHSVEEVLHQTVKKYEGKFICVVEGAIPTAENGIYGMIGGKTMLEIAKEVCPKSLAVLCIGSCSSFGGVQAAAPNPTGAKSVSEALADVLKVPVVNIPGCPPNPINFVGTVVNYLLFGKLPDLDAHKRPLFAYGKSVHDQCPRRSHFENGEFVKEWGSKEAQMGYCLYELGCKGPETFNNCPLVKFNDGTSWPVEAGHPCIGCSEPNFWDAMSPFYEKL, translated from the coding sequence ATGGAACAGGAACGGAAGCTTCAGAAGAGCTTGGGGCCGAAGGGTGTAACACGTCGTGACTTCATGAAGTTTTGCACCATGGTTTCGGCCGCCATGGGGTTGGCGCCGTCTTTTGCTCCGAAGATCGCCGAAGCGTTGACTTCGGGGCCAAGACCGCCGGTGGTGTACCTGCATTTTGCCGAGTGCACGGGATGTACGGAAGCTGTTCTGCGATCTACGTATCCCTGGATTGACGAACTGCTGCTGGAAACCATTTCTATGGACTATCATGAAACCATCATGGCTGCGGCTGGGCACAGTGTGGAGGAGGTGCTTCATCAAACCGTCAAGAAGTATGAAGGCAAATTCATTTGTGTCGTGGAGGGTGCCATTCCGACCGCCGAAAACGGTATCTACGGCATGATCGGCGGGAAGACCATGCTAGAGATTGCCAAGGAAGTCTGCCCTAAATCTTTGGCGGTTCTGTGCATTGGAAGTTGTTCTTCTTTTGGTGGCGTTCAGGCAGCGGCGCCCAATCCTACGGGAGCCAAGAGTGTTTCCGAAGCTTTAGCGGATGTACTAAAGGTTCCAGTGGTGAACATTCCTGGATGTCCTCCCAATCCCATCAATTTCGTCGGCACCGTGGTCAACTATCTTTTGTTTGGCAAACTTCCGGATCTGGACGCCCATAAAAGGCCGCTTTTTGCCTATGGCAAATCGGTGCATGACCAATGTCCTCGAAGATCCCATTTTGAAAACGGGGAATTCGTCAAGGAATGGGGATCTAAGGAAGCCCAGATGGGTTACTGCCTCTACGAATTGGGGTGTAAGGGACCTGAGACGTTCAATAATTGCCCCTTAGTCAAGTTCAATGACGGGACGAGCTGGCCGGTGGAGGCGGGGCATCCGTGCATCGGCTGCAGCGAACCTAATTTCTGGGATGCCATGTCGCCTTTTTATGAAAAGCTTTAG